A genomic stretch from Shewanella woodyi ATCC 51908 includes:
- the uvrA gene encoding excinuclease ABC subunit UvrA: MDKIEVRGARTHNLKNINLTIPRDKLIVITGLSGSGKSSLAFDTLYAEGQRRYVESLSAYARQFLSLMEKPDVDHIEGLSPAISIEQKSTSHNPRSTVGTITEIYDYLRLLFARVGEPRCPTHGQPLTAQTISQMVDKVLELPEGSRQMLLAPVVNNRKGEHVKLLDSLSAQGFIRARIDGEVCDLTDPPELELHVKHTIEVVVDRFKVRDDIQQRLAESFETALELSGGIATVADMDSESKNPDEELLFSANFACPHCGYSMAELEPRIFSFNNPAGACGTCDGLGVQQYFDPERVIVNNELSLAGGAIRGWDRRNFYYFQMLSSLAEHYKFDVEQPFVKLSDKIQKLVLHGSGSESIAFKYINDRGDVVVRNHPFEGILNNMDRRYRETESNAVREELSKFINTQSCQSCHGSRLREEARNVFINDLSMPELTEWSIGEAMEYFSTLKLTGQKAQIAEKILKEVGDRLGFLVNVGLNYLSLSRSADTLSGGEAQRIRLASQIGAGLVGVMYVLDEPSIGLHQRDNERLLQTLIHLRDIGNTVIVVEHDEDAIKMADHVIDIGPGAGVHGGEVICDGTLEDILSCDESITGQYLSGKKQIHISEERVAYNGDKLIELFGASGNNLKDVDLTIPVGLFTCVTGVSGSGKSTLINDTFYKIAHRVLNGATVDEPAPYREVKGMEHCDKVVDIDQSPIGRTPRSNPATYTGIFTPIRELFSATQESRTRGYKPGRFSFNVKGGRCEACQGDGLIKVEMHFLPDVYVPCDDCKGKRYNRETLEVKYKGKSIHEVLNMTVEEARPFFDAVPAIARKLQTLIEVGLSYISLGQSATTLSGGEAQRVKLAKELSKRDTGQTLYILDEPTTGLHFADIQLLLDVLHRLKAHGNTIVVIEHNLDVIKTADWIVDLGPEGGAGGGTILATGTPEQVAEHKESHTARFLKPLLEK; the protein is encoded by the coding sequence ATGGACAAGATTGAAGTACGTGGCGCCCGCACCCACAATCTAAAAAACATCAACCTGACAATTCCCAGAGACAAATTAATCGTGATCACCGGCCTATCAGGTTCGGGGAAATCCTCTCTGGCGTTTGACACACTTTATGCCGAAGGGCAGAGGCGGTATGTTGAATCGCTTTCAGCCTATGCCCGCCAGTTCTTAAGCCTGATGGAGAAACCTGATGTCGATCATATCGAAGGGTTAAGCCCAGCCATCTCCATCGAGCAAAAGTCCACATCCCACAACCCAAGATCCACAGTGGGAACCATCACAGAGATCTACGACTACCTCCGCCTTCTCTTTGCCCGCGTCGGTGAGCCACGCTGTCCCACACATGGCCAGCCCCTCACGGCACAAACCATCAGTCAGATGGTAGACAAAGTATTAGAGCTACCAGAAGGCAGTCGCCAGATGTTGCTTGCCCCTGTGGTCAATAACCGTAAAGGTGAGCACGTAAAGCTACTGGACAGCCTATCGGCGCAAGGATTCATCCGTGCCCGTATTGATGGTGAAGTGTGTGATCTCACCGATCCACCAGAGCTTGAACTTCACGTTAAGCACACCATTGAAGTTGTGGTCGACCGCTTTAAGGTTCGTGATGATATTCAACAGCGATTAGCCGAATCATTTGAAACTGCACTGGAGCTTTCTGGCGGTATCGCCACCGTAGCTGACATGGATAGCGAAAGTAAGAATCCCGATGAAGAGCTACTCTTCTCGGCAAACTTTGCTTGTCCTCACTGTGGCTACTCGATGGCTGAGCTGGAACCAAGAATATTCTCATTTAACAACCCAGCTGGTGCTTGTGGCACTTGCGATGGTTTAGGCGTACAGCAATATTTCGATCCAGAACGCGTTATCGTCAACAATGAGCTATCTCTAGCTGGCGGTGCTATTCGCGGCTGGGACAGACGCAACTTCTACTACTTCCAGATGCTAAGCTCACTTGCCGAGCACTATAAATTTGATGTTGAGCAACCCTTTGTAAAACTTAGCGATAAAATACAAAAGCTGGTTCTACATGGCTCAGGCAGCGAGAGTATCGCCTTTAAATACATTAACGATCGTGGTGACGTAGTCGTTCGTAATCACCCGTTTGAGGGCATACTTAACAACATGGACAGGCGCTACCGCGAGACAGAATCAAACGCTGTTCGCGAAGAGCTCTCCAAATTTATCAATACCCAGTCCTGTCAAAGCTGTCACGGCTCGCGTCTTCGTGAAGAGGCGCGTAATGTCTTTATCAATGATCTGAGCATGCCTGAGTTAACCGAGTGGTCTATCGGTGAGGCGATGGAGTACTTCTCCACACTTAAGTTGACGGGACAGAAAGCCCAGATTGCCGAAAAGATCCTTAAAGAGGTGGGCGATCGTTTAGGTTTCCTAGTCAATGTCGGGCTTAACTACCTAAGCCTATCTCGCTCTGCCGACACACTCTCTGGTGGTGAAGCTCAGCGGATCAGGCTTGCAAGTCAGATAGGTGCAGGCTTAGTCGGCGTAATGTATGTGCTCGATGAACCCTCAATTGGTCTACACCAAAGAGATAATGAACGCTTACTGCAAACTCTTATCCATCTGCGCGATATAGGCAATACCGTTATTGTGGTCGAACACGATGAAGATGCCATTAAGATGGCAGATCACGTGATCGATATTGGCCCTGGAGCCGGCGTACACGGTGGTGAAGTGATCTGTGACGGTACTTTAGAGGATATTCTCAGCTGTGACGAATCAATTACTGGCCAATACCTCTCGGGCAAAAAACAGATCCATATCAGCGAGGAGCGAGTCGCGTATAACGGCGATAAGCTAATCGAGCTATTTGGTGCCAGTGGCAACAACCTAAAAGATGTGGACTTGACCATACCTGTTGGCCTATTTACCTGTGTGACTGGGGTATCTGGCTCAGGAAAGTCAACCCTGATCAACGACACCTTCTATAAGATTGCTCATCGAGTACTTAATGGCGCAACCGTGGATGAGCCAGCCCCTTATCGAGAAGTCAAAGGGATGGAGCATTGTGACAAGGTGGTCGATATCGATCAAAGCCCCATTGGCCGTACACCGCGTTCGAATCCAGCCACTTACACGGGGATTTTCACCCCAATCAGGGAGCTATTTTCGGCAACTCAAGAGTCACGTACCCGAGGTTATAAACCTGGTCGTTTCTCATTTAACGTCAAAGGTGGACGCTGTGAGGCGTGTCAGGGTGATGGTTTAATCAAGGTTGAGATGCACTTCCTTCCTGATGTGTATGTTCCTTGTGATGACTGTAAGGGCAAGCGCTACAATCGTGAAACTTTAGAGGTCAAATATAAAGGTAAGAGCATCCATGAGGTGCTCAATATGACCGTTGAAGAGGCAAGACCTTTCTTCGATGCCGTCCCTGCCATTGCTAGAAAATTGCAAACCTTGATTGAAGTTGGCCTCTCCTATATCAGCTTGGGACAGAGTGCGACTACACTTTCTGGCGGTGAAGCACAACGTGTTAAGCTGGCAAAAGAGCTCTCTAAGCGAGATACTGGTCAGACGCTCTATATTCTCGATGAGCCAACAACAGGACTACACTTTGCAGATATTCAATTACTATTGGATGTCCTGCACAGGTTAAAAGCTCACGGTAATACCATCGTGGTTATCGAGCATAATCTGGATGTGATCAAAACTGCAGACTGGATTGTCGATCTCGGACCTGAAGGCGGTGCTGGCGGCGGAACAATACTAGCGACAGGTACGCCAGAGCAAGTTGCCGAGCATAAAGAGTCTCACACGGCACGCTTTCTTAAGCCTTTGCTAGAAAAATAA
- a CDS encoding MFS transporter, translated as MANNGLSKTEKKVAFSLASVFGLRMMGLFMIMPVFALYGQHLQGFSPLWVGIAIGAYGLTQAILQIPMGMLSDKFGRKPIILIGLLMFAFGSLVAANADTIYGVVAGRAIQGMGAIAAAVLALAADLTRDEQRTKVMAIIGMCIGFSFALSLLVGPIVAQYLGLSGLFAMTAGLAVLGMIIVQLLVPNPISQAPKGDTLATPAKLKAMVTDPQLFRLDAGIFILHLVLTAVFVALPLDLVDAGLAKEKHWMLYFPAFMGAFFLMVPLIIIGVKKKNTKATFQVSLLIMMLALASMALFANNLVVLSIAVVLFFTGFNYLEASLPSLIAKFCPVGDKGSAMGVYSTSQFLGAFCGGILGGGAYQLVGAEGVFAVALGLMTLWLLLTLGMKNPVLLKSYTLEAKVEGKEQAKVMATELSQLAGVAEAIVVLEEKVAYLKVDEHFDLREARAVLGSVS; from the coding sequence ATGGCCAATAACGGACTCTCAAAGACTGAGAAAAAAGTCGCGTTCTCTTTAGCCAGTGTATTTGGTTTGCGCATGATGGGCTTGTTTATGATCATGCCTGTTTTTGCACTTTATGGGCAACATCTGCAAGGTTTTTCACCACTGTGGGTAGGTATTGCTATTGGCGCTTATGGTCTGACTCAAGCTATTTTGCAGATCCCTATGGGGATGTTATCGGATAAGTTTGGCCGTAAACCTATTATCCTTATCGGCTTACTGATGTTTGCCTTTGGTAGTTTAGTGGCCGCCAACGCCGACACTATTTACGGTGTGGTTGCTGGTCGTGCGATACAGGGTATGGGGGCGATAGCCGCTGCTGTGCTTGCCTTAGCGGCTGATCTGACTCGTGATGAGCAGCGTACCAAGGTGATGGCCATTATCGGTATGTGCATCGGATTTTCGTTTGCATTGTCTTTGCTGGTGGGACCGATTGTCGCTCAATACTTAGGTTTATCTGGTTTGTTTGCCATGACTGCGGGCCTCGCGGTGTTGGGGATGATTATTGTACAGCTGCTAGTGCCGAACCCCATCTCTCAAGCCCCCAAGGGAGATACATTAGCGACGCCAGCTAAGTTGAAGGCGATGGTGACTGACCCTCAACTGTTTCGTCTTGATGCGGGGATCTTTATTCTACACTTAGTGTTGACCGCTGTATTTGTTGCCTTGCCGCTGGATTTAGTTGATGCAGGTTTGGCCAAAGAGAAGCATTGGATGCTCTATTTCCCCGCTTTTATGGGGGCATTCTTTCTGATGGTGCCGCTCATTATCATTGGCGTGAAGAAGAAAAACACCAAGGCGACATTTCAGGTTTCACTGTTAATCATGATGCTGGCATTGGCTTCAATGGCACTGTTTGCCAATAATTTAGTTGTGCTAAGTATCGCGGTTGTGCTGTTTTTTACTGGCTTTAACTATTTGGAGGCATCGCTTCCAAGCTTGATTGCTAAGTTTTGTCCCGTTGGTGATAAAGGTTCCGCCATGGGCGTATACTCAACCAGTCAATTTCTTGGTGCCTTCTGTGGTGGTATATTAGGCGGTGGTGCTTATCAGCTTGTGGGGGCCGAAGGGGTTTTCGCAGTTGCGTTGGGTTTGATGACGCTCTGGTTACTGCTGACATTAGGCATGAAAAACCCAGTGTTGTTAAAGAGCTATACTCTTGAAGCAAAAGTTGAAGGTAAAGAGCAGGCAAAGGTGATGGCGACTGAGCTGTCTCAGCTTGCAGGTGTCGCCGAGGCAATAGTGGTTCTTGAAGAGAAAGTGGCTTATTTAAAAGTTGATGAGCATTTCGATTTAAGAGAAGCGCGAGCTGTGTTAGGCTCTGTCAGTTAA
- a CDS encoding single-stranded DNA-binding protein, whose product MASRGVNKVILVGNLGKDPEVRYMPNGNAVANFTVATSESWKDQQGQPQERTEWHNIVMYRRLAEVAGEYLKKGSKVYIEGKLQTSKWQDQATGQDRYKTEINANEMQMLDSRGQGGGQQQGGYGQQQGQQNQYNAPQQQAPQQGGYAPKPQAAPQQQAPQQGGYQSQQQGGQQQQAPAYAPKPQAAPQQQAPQQRPAPQPQQQAAPQQNFTPDLDDGWDDDIPF is encoded by the coding sequence ATGGCCAGTCGTGGTGTCAATAAGGTAATTTTGGTCGGTAATTTGGGTAAAGACCCTGAAGTTCGTTATATGCCAAATGGCAATGCCGTCGCCAACTTTACAGTGGCGACGAGTGAGTCTTGGAAAGACCAACAAGGTCAGCCACAAGAGCGTACTGAATGGCATAATATTGTCATGTACCGTCGTCTAGCTGAGGTTGCTGGTGAATACCTTAAGAAAGGTTCTAAGGTTTATATCGAAGGTAAACTGCAAACTAGCAAGTGGCAAGATCAGGCAACCGGTCAAGACAGATATAAGACTGAGATCAATGCCAATGAGATGCAGATGCTAGACAGTCGTGGTCAAGGCGGCGGTCAACAGCAAGGTGGTTATGGTCAGCAGCAGGGGCAGCAGAATCAGTACAATGCACCTCAACAGCAAGCACCACAACAGGGTGGTTATGCGCCTAAGCCTCAAGCTGCTCCTCAGCAACAGGCACCTCAGCAGGGCGGATACCAGTCGCAGCAGCAAGGTGGTCAACAGCAGCAAGCGCCAGCTTATGCACCTAAGCCACAAGCAGCTCCACAGCAGCAAGCGCCACAACAGCGCCCAGCGCCTCAGCCTCAACAGCAAGCTGCACCGCAACAGAACTTTACCCCAGACCTTGATGATGGTTGGGATGACGATATCCCGTTTTAG
- a CDS encoding curli production assembly/transport protein CsgE, with product MKKWVYLLLFLFTFPTAAVAVEDDIEISGLVIDRTLTRFGKDFGFYYSGYWRDLTFTQGFNVTLYETVFPQAGTQLTLEVNGKAIYRTHFGRRANPVKERAEQAILLTIDHIAQIKANAVTGELASAEDGY from the coding sequence ATGAAAAAGTGGGTCTATTTATTACTGTTTCTCTTTACCTTCCCTACGGCTGCAGTTGCGGTGGAGGATGACATTGAGATTAGTGGTTTGGTGATAGATAGAACCTTGACTCGTTTTGGTAAAGACTTTGGTTTTTACTACTCAGGTTATTGGCGAGATCTCACCTTCACCCAAGGCTTCAATGTCACTCTATATGAAACGGTATTCCCACAAGCAGGCACTCAGTTGACTTTAGAGGTGAATGGAAAAGCTATCTATAGAACCCACTTTGGACGTCGGGCAAACCCGGTAAAGGAGCGGGCAGAGCAAGCAATTTTGCTTACCATAGATCATATAGCCCAGATCAAGGCGAACGCTGTTACTGGTGAGCTGGCAAGTGCTGAAGATGGCTACTAA
- a CDS encoding curli assembly protein CsgF: protein MKYRMLVLAASLVAGSVQSTELVYTPINPSFGGSPLNGSYLLNKANAQNDHSEGEGDKDFITRFKESLERNILNTITRGVANGEITDGTYDTGDFRIEVASVGGGVVLTITNLVTGEITVIEMPVYGGGG from the coding sequence ATGAAATACAGGATGTTAGTTTTAGCAGCCAGCTTAGTTGCCGGCAGCGTTCAATCGACCGAATTGGTCTATACCCCTATAAACCCCAGTTTTGGTGGGTCGCCGTTAAATGGTTCGTACCTACTTAATAAGGCTAATGCGCAAAATGATCATAGCGAAGGTGAGGGCGATAAAGACTTTATTACTCGGTTCAAAGAGTCTCTAGAGCGAAATATTCTTAATACGATAACCCGTGGCGTCGCTAATGGGGAGATCACTGATGGTACTTATGACACTGGGGACTTTCGTATTGAGGTTGCCTCTGTTGGTGGTGGGGTAGTGCTCACAATTACTAATCTGGTAACAGGTGAAATTACCGTTATTGAGATGCCAGTTTATGGAGGTGGGGGATGA
- a CDS encoding CsgG/HfaB family protein, translating into MKYLLPLVVIGLLSGCGLLPKPELNVSQAELNPVSETMLALQAKKGPKYPIPVAVYSFRDQTGQYKPQQNVSSFSTAVTQGATSMLIQTLLDSRWFTPVEREGLQNLLTERKITKKQPKSKDSEVPQLTNARLLLEGGIISYETNVSTGGIGMEYYGIGASELYREDQVTIYLRAVDVHSGKVMMSVSTTKRVFSQELRAGLFRFTSLNRLAEAEMGFTTNEPVQFCVLQAIELAVAEMVDKGIALGYWSPNSQS; encoded by the coding sequence ATGAAATACTTACTACCTCTAGTTGTCATCGGTCTGCTTTCAGGCTGTGGTCTGCTTCCTAAGCCGGAGCTAAATGTGAGTCAGGCTGAGCTCAATCCAGTGAGCGAGACCATGTTAGCACTGCAAGCGAAAAAGGGGCCTAAATACCCTATTCCCGTTGCTGTGTATTCATTTAGAGATCAAACGGGGCAGTATAAGCCTCAGCAGAATGTTAGCTCATTTTCTACTGCGGTGACCCAAGGCGCGACCTCTATGCTAATTCAGACGCTGCTGGACTCTCGCTGGTTTACCCCTGTGGAACGTGAAGGGTTACAAAACCTGTTAACTGAGAGAAAGATAACCAAGAAGCAACCTAAGAGTAAAGACTCAGAGGTGCCTCAACTGACCAATGCTCGCCTGTTACTTGAAGGTGGGATTATTAGTTATGAGACAAATGTGAGTACTGGTGGTATCGGCATGGAGTATTACGGTATCGGTGCTTCTGAGCTCTACCGTGAAGATCAAGTCACCATCTACTTGAGAGCTGTCGATGTGCACAGTGGAAAAGTGATGATGTCGGTATCGACCACTAAACGTGTGTTTTCTCAGGAGTTGAGAGCGGGTCTGTTTCGTTTTACTAGCTTAAACCGTTTGGCAGAAGCTGAGATGGGCTTTACAACTAATGAGCCTGTGCAGTTTTGTGTGCTACAAGCGATTGAGCTAGCGGTTGCAGAGATGGTCGATAAGGGGATTGCGTTGGGATATTGGAGTCCTAATTCTCAAAGTTAA
- a CDS encoding response regulator transcription factor has product MNQIDELVFFHQIEAPCHLAILAQSIGLKTRIVSKSSELFDGLLSNSFCFIAQKGEALDNKGIPLIASRLASHCPVALHQVEPNTLEVESALLLGIKGVLYSNQGMDSLMSGITNMVEGELYFDRQLISQVFSRLVRKLDSANDTLQDSAVMMQMLTSRERTIISLVSSGARNKEIAHRLCISEHTVKAHISSIFRKTQSRNRVELLRWAQSYQSQLELCS; this is encoded by the coding sequence ATGAACCAAATCGATGAACTTGTCTTTTTTCATCAAATTGAAGCGCCATGTCATTTAGCTATTTTGGCTCAATCGATTGGATTAAAGACTCGGATTGTCAGTAAGTCTTCAGAGCTTTTTGATGGGCTACTATCAAATAGTTTCTGTTTTATTGCTCAAAAAGGGGAAGCTCTGGATAATAAAGGAATTCCTTTAATAGCATCCAGGCTTGCGTCGCATTGTCCTGTAGCGCTTCATCAGGTTGAGCCCAATACGTTAGAGGTTGAGTCTGCGCTGCTTTTGGGAATTAAAGGTGTGCTTTATTCTAATCAAGGAATGGACTCTTTGATGTCTGGGATTACCAATATGGTAGAGGGTGAGCTCTATTTTGATCGACAGTTGATCAGCCAGGTTTTCAGCCGTCTTGTACGTAAACTAGACAGTGCCAATGACACATTGCAAGATAGCGCAGTGATGATGCAGATGCTAACGAGTCGAGAGAGAACGATTATTAGTTTAGTGTCGAGTGGTGCGAGAAATAAGGAGATAGCTCATAGACTATGTATCAGTGAGCATACTGTTAAGGCTCACATTTCATCTATCTTCAGAAAGACGCAATCTCGTAACCGTGTTGAACTGCTAAGGTGGGCACAAAGTTATCAGAGTCAGCTTGAGTTATGTTCTTAA
- a CDS encoding curlin, protein MRSQTKKTILALAITAGLGMSGSAFADSATITQTTDTANSVVGQEAYIQQTQVGANANVATIDQVGDDQSATTVQEGVWLEAYTTSTGLGNNVEVDQADDWHISNVDMTGNDNETYVAQFDFYNQADIDVTGNDNNVDVAQDGSQSEAVVELIGDNNSAVINQEGDGNFGVYRVEGNDNDGDITQMGNGNTAGMVSLDITPNVGNNNDVTVYQEGDNNLGAVKGVAGDDNNFDIEQAGNDNTGFVYDLTGSDNEFEIDQEGDNNTAYMAAVQGDDNFIEIKQDGMGNTIGDTLIAEVQGDDNDLRVDQEGDNNTAQFQVFGNDNDVSLDQEGNTNVATFGAYGNDNDFELRSDGAENEVTAFAEGDDNKIEISQEGDMNFGYADLIGNGNDTDIEQDGDENEAVLTVVGMDNTDLDMTQEGDLNLIDLIIVGDENSALITQTGDGNWVGGEDDGAFVVTGDGNSLTIAQTGNDNLVMGSQTGSDHSISVTQTGDFNTATVIQN, encoded by the coding sequence ATGAGATCTCAAACAAAAAAAACAATACTTGCGCTAGCGATCACTGCAGGACTCGGCATGAGTGGCTCAGCATTTGCTGATTCTGCAACTATTACACAAACCACAGATACTGCTAACTCTGTAGTTGGCCAAGAGGCTTATATTCAGCAGACTCAAGTTGGTGCTAATGCCAATGTAGCCACCATAGATCAAGTTGGTGATGATCAATCTGCAACCACTGTACAAGAAGGCGTTTGGCTTGAAGCCTATACGACCTCCACAGGTCTAGGTAACAATGTTGAAGTCGATCAGGCAGACGATTGGCATATCTCTAATGTCGATATGACAGGTAACGACAACGAAACCTACGTTGCTCAGTTCGACTTTTATAACCAAGCCGATATCGATGTAACAGGTAATGATAATAATGTTGATGTCGCTCAAGACGGTTCACAAAGTGAAGCTGTTGTTGAGTTAATTGGTGATAATAATAGCGCTGTTATCAATCAAGAAGGTGACGGTAACTTCGGGGTATACCGCGTTGAGGGTAACGATAATGATGGTGATATTACCCAGATGGGTAACGGTAATACCGCAGGTATGGTTTCCCTTGATATCACGCCCAATGTTGGCAACAACAATGATGTAACCGTCTATCAAGAGGGAGACAATAACCTAGGTGCCGTTAAAGGGGTTGCTGGCGATGATAACAACTTCGATATTGAGCAAGCAGGTAACGATAATACAGGTTTTGTTTACGACTTAACCGGTTCTGACAATGAGTTTGAGATTGACCAAGAGGGCGATAACAACACGGCTTATATGGCTGCTGTCCAGGGCGATGATAACTTTATTGAAATAAAGCAAGATGGTATGGGCAACACAATTGGTGACACCTTAATCGCTGAAGTTCAAGGTGATGACAATGATCTAAGAGTTGACCAAGAGGGAGACAACAACACTGCCCAGTTCCAAGTCTTTGGCAACGACAACGATGTCTCTTTAGATCAAGAGGGGAACACCAACGTTGCTACATTCGGTGCCTATGGCAACGATAATGATTTTGAGCTAAGAAGTGACGGAGCTGAAAATGAGGTTACCGCTTTTGCTGAAGGTGATGATAACAAGATAGAGATCAGCCAAGAGGGTGACATGAACTTCGGTTATGCTGACCTTATCGGCAATGGCAACGACACCGATATCGAACAAGATGGCGATGAAAACGAAGCCGTATTGACTGTTGTTGGTATGGATAATACTGATCTCGATATGACACAAGAGGGCGACCTTAACCTTATCGACCTGATCATTGTTGGTGATGAAAACAGCGCCCTAATCACTCAAACAGGTGATGGTAACTGGGTTGGTGGTGAAGATGATGGTGCTTTCGTCGTAACTGGTGATGGTAACAGCCTAACCATAGCGCAAACAGGTAATGACAACCTAGTTATGGGTTCACAAACTGGTTCAGATCACAGCATCTCAGTCACACAAACCGGTGACTTTAATACCGCAACTGTGATTCAAAACTAA
- a CDS encoding curlin: protein MPTFNSLFLLFITLCSSAWVFADDELDTSNTYELPITLQTLLESNGRSSLVNLVQLGNLNTANIMQTGNNNYVDLMQLGDNNEANITQDGKNNQVELIQVGGDNQADITQIGNDNLVNLNQLGSANFSIEQIADGAEITITQY, encoded by the coding sequence GTGCCAACATTTAACTCTCTATTTTTACTGTTTATTACCCTCTGCAGTAGCGCTTGGGTATTCGCAGATGATGAGCTAGACACAAGCAATACCTATGAACTACCTATCACGCTACAAACTCTTCTCGAAAGCAATGGGCGTTCAAGCCTAGTTAACCTAGTCCAGCTAGGTAACCTAAATACCGCAAATATTATGCAGACTGGCAATAACAACTATGTCGATCTGATGCAGTTAGGGGATAACAACGAGGCTAATATCACTCAGGATGGGAAGAATAATCAGGTAGAACTTATTCAAGTTGGTGGAGATAACCAAGCAGATATCACCCAAATAGGAAACGATAACTTGGTTAATTTAAATCAACTTGGCAGTGCTAATTTCTCTATCGAGCAGATTGCCGATGGTGCTGAAATAACCATAACACAATATTAA